In the genome of Pichia kudriavzevii chromosome 4, complete sequence, one region contains:
- a CDS encoding uncharacterized protein (PKUD0D06050; Pfam Domains: GST_N(2.3e-11)|GST_C(1.6e-10)) has translation MVQYLLSENDPKSTGLEAPYIKLYTSPTPNGFKITILLELLGLDYFVRPIDIFKAECKEEWYLKFNPNGRIPSLTHVDEKGEVTHVNESGAILIYLADKFDKENKYSYAHGTREYYEMIEWLMFQMAGVGPMKGQYHWFKYYAPQKDEFAIDRYYKETLRLFGVLEERLERNKTGFLVGDHLSIADIATYPWIDGTKKLPELENFPRLSQWVENIAKIPEVKAALQIPPRKDN, from the coding sequence ATGGTCCAATATTTATTATCTGAAAACGATCCTAAATCAACTGGTTTGGAAGCACCTTACATCAAATTGTATACTTCCCCAACTCCAAATGGCTTCAAAATTACCATTCTACTGGAATTGCTAGGTCTGGACTATTTTGTCCGTCCAATTGACATCTTCAAGGCAGAATGCAAGGAAGAGTGGTATCTAAAGTTTAATCCCAATGGAAGAATTCCATCTTTGACTCACGTTGACGAAAAGGGCGAAGTAACTCATGTTAATGAATCTGGTGCGATCCTTATATACCTTGCTGACAAATTCgataaggaaaacaaatatTCATATGCTCATGGAACAAGAGAATATTATGAGATGATTGAATGGCTTATGTTCCAAATGGCCGGCGTAGGACCAATGAAGGGCCAGTACCATTGGTTCAAGTATTATGCTCCACAGAAGGATGAATTTGCTATAGACAGATATTACAAGGAAACACTAAGACTATTCGGCGTTTTGGAGGAAAGGCTAGAGCGTAACAAGACAGGTTTCTTAGTTGGTGATCATTTGTCAATTGCAGATATTGCAACCTATCCATGGATCGACGGTACAAAAAAACTACCAGAACTGGAAAATTTCCCAAGGTTAAGTCAATGGGTTGAGAATATTGCAAAGATCCCAGAGGTCAAAGCGGCTCTTCAAATCCCTCCTAGAAAGGACAACTAA
- a CDS encoding uncharacterized protein (PKUD0D06040; similar to Saccharomyces cerevisiae YOR308C (SNU66); ancestral locus Anc_8.786) — protein sequence MSLILSVDDTNKLREKVGLKPIPVPEKKNLQPSISKDETKIVELTISETNELRKKLGLKLIPDEDSLLDEESRNYQKLKDEEYNKQRIEQVRSEISKTKSELKSSDMLRKGGLLDRVSSNSSVMDFDSWLDKVGAEVKVKAKSIKKLSFKKEKTSETSMENAPIEANSSDLTGGKVLTAKDVNVLSENENEEFENKQETVENEILKSLDEKKSKGKLVPFNDANHEVEKESKKRKLESLHEALQDEIDSTVLEEEKINNILRRDVSKFKKPKKSKGNNEKRKRVFSTALEDREFKPVILSVDDEEKGDNDLENLLNMTRVKSLKSRRFEYDNAPEDSNKNTFIDENIEFLNRVHLEKKEPQVETEPIRPNVQDTAETETNSFTRTRYVDILNSDEKTKNPSYGVSDLLDVIKLKTSTSKISKDPDDINIVYTDDDGRSLDQKEAFKYLSRKFHGSKKK from the coding sequence ATGAGCTTAATCTTATCCGTAGATGATACAAATAAGCTACGAGAAAAAGTAGGGTTGAAACCGATTCCGGTTCcggagaaaaaaaatttacaGCCGtcaatttccaaagatgAAACCAAAATTGTTGAGTTAACGATTTCAGAGACAAACgaattgaggaaaaaattagGTTTAAAACTTATACCTGATGAAGATAGCTTGCTAGATGAAGAAAGTCGAAACTACCAAAAATTAAAGGATGAAGAGTATAACAAACAACGCATAGAACAGGTCAGGTCTGAAATATCCAAAACTAAATCCGAGCTGAAATCCAGTGACATGTTGAGAAAAGGTGGCTTGCTGGACAGggtttcttcaaattcgaGTGTAATGGATTTCGACTCCTGGTTAGACAAAGTGGGTGCTGAAGTGAAAGTCAAGGCAAAATctataaagaaattaagcttcaaaaaggaaaaaacgTCTGAAACAAGCATGGAGAATGCACCAATAGAAGCCAACAGCTCAGACCTGACAGGAGGTAAAGTGTTGACAGCTAAAGACGTGAACGTTCTTagtgaaaatgaaaatgaagagtttgagAATAAGCAAGAGACAGTGGAAAACGAAATTCTCAAATCTCTTGATGAGAAGAAGTCTAAGGGAAAACTGGTTCCATTCAATGATGCAAATCATGAAGTCGAAAAGGAGTCAAAAAAGCGTAAGCTCGAATCTTTACATGAAGCCCTGcaagatgaaattgacaGCACAGTTCTggaagaggagaaaatcaacaacatcttAAGAAGAGAcgtttccaaattcaaaaagcCCAAAAAGAGTAAGggaaataatgaaaaaagaaaaagggtTTTCAGCACCGCCCTTGAGGATAGAGAGTTCAAGCCCGTTATTTTGAGTGTGgatgatgaggaaaaagGAGATAACGACCTGGAAAATCTACTTAACATGACTAGGGTAAAATCACTGAAAAGTCGTAGGTTTGAATATGATAATGCACCTGAAGATTCTAACAAAAATACCTTTATTGATGAgaacattgaatttttgaacaGAGTTCACCTGGAGAAAAAGGAACCTCAAGTGGAAACTGAACCGATTAGGCCCAACGTCCAAGACACTGCTGAAACTGAAACCAATAGTTTTACTAGAACAAGATACGTCGATATACTCAACTCTGatgaaaagacaaagaacCCATCATATGGAGTTTCCGACCTTTTGGATGTAATAAAGCTGAAAACGTCAAcatcaaaaatatccaaagaTCCCGATGACATTAATATTGTCTATACAGATGATGATGGGAGAAGCTTAGATCAAAAGGAAGCTTTCAAGTATCTATCTCGTAAATTCCATGGCTCCAAAAAGAAGTGA
- a CDS encoding uncharacterized protein (PKUD0D06060; similar to Saccharomyces cerevisiae YOR305W (RRG7); ancestral locus Anc_8.782), whose product MMLMELSYLPKQSKKYLKGYNGLSITNFMFATRISRVARLLNTRNEPKSRVEDIGSIIVNKSVTNGLNSNESLKLKDKLTSKGTRPRGRPRKPTPVTVIDKFNSVISYLEYVKYKKMKVTSSVFMGTFYELQVKEFLEENLKIKSTIHQGGSNDKGIDINAIWNPTTIFNNQRHTNDGDSTKKYETVNMKRVKPIVLRSNKTLKLFVQCKCFNTSKIAPKLIREIKGSCQEYFRKNGNSAVFMLVSTNGFTKVGREDFDKAQIPLIYVKFTKPRLIDARYPYDAKGWETGTIKGMYFNPLAVAMFKGLDWINFTTKLV is encoded by the coding sequence ATGATGTTAATGGAACTTTCTTATCTTCCCAAACAGTCAAAGAAATACTTAAAGGGTTACAATGGATTATCAATAACCAATTTCATGTTTGCAACCCGAATATCCCGTGTTGCACGTTTACTAAACACAAGAAACGAACCTAAATCAAGAGTTGAAGATATCGGTTCAATAATTGTCAACAAAAGTGTTACTAATGGATTGAACAGCAATGAATCTCTCAAACTCAAGGATAAACTAACGTCAAAGGGAACGCGCCCCCGAGGGAGACCCAGGAAACCAACACCTGTTACTGTAATAGACAAATTCAATAGTGTTATCTCGTACTTAGAATATGTCAAATAtaagaaaatgaaagtaACATCAAGCGTATTCATGGGAACTTTCTATGAACTCCAAGTAAAAGAGTTTTTGGAagagaatttgaaaataaaaagtaCAATACACCAAGGCGGAAGTAATGATAAGGGTATTGATATCAATGCAATTTGGAATCCTACAACTATATTCAACAACCAGAGGCATACGAATGATGGCGATTCCaccaaaaaatatgaaacCGTGAACATGAAAAGAGTGAAGCCGATTGTACTTAGAAGCAACAAGACTTTAAAACTTTTCGTTCAATGTAAATGTTTTAATACATCCAAAATTGCCCCAAAGCTGATACGTGAGATAAAAGGGTCATGTCAAGAGtattttagaaaaaatggTAATAGCGCTGTTTTCATGCTAGTTTCAACAAATGGATTTACTAAAGTAGGGAGAGAAGATTTCGATAAAGCACAGATACCACTCATTTATGTCAAATTTACAAAACCTCGACTGATAGATGCTAGATACCCCTACGATGCAAAAGGCTGGGAAACGGGGACGATCAAAGGGATGTATTTCAATCCATTAGCGGTTGCAATGTTCAAGGGACTAGATTGGATTAACTTTACAACTAAGCTGGTATAA